The Arachis hypogaea cultivar Tifrunner chromosome 14, arahy.Tifrunner.gnm2.J5K5, whole genome shotgun sequence DNA window GAAGGCAAATAGTTATACTTCTAATTTGGCTAATTATTCTCCTAAATGTGTTGTTCTTCCAGCAAGTATGCCAATGACTAAGCAGTTGAGTGTTGCAATTATTGATAGTAGTCCTGCTCTCAGTGGTAGCTTGAGCATTAAGAAGGAAGATCCCCCTGATCCAAGAGTCAGTACAGTAACTCCAGCAACTATATCTTTTATGAAAGGTATCCAGCTTTTACGTTTGTTTTTCACTACTACCGTGGTATGCTATCAATTTCAAATGATCAATTTTCTTTTATGGATATAAAATgcccaaaaaaaaagagaaaacgggAGAAGTACAAATATTAAAGAGGGAATAAGAAGTATAGAAAAGagcaaaaaaaggggggggggggaaatTCAAGATTACGGAATGGATGCTAAGCTATTTGTACGTGCTTGAAATTGCATCTCCCTTGGAACTGCCATGAGTAGAACAAACAGAAGTGGTCAACCATTCTCTTATTCCTGGTTTATGTGAAAATAGGCACCATTGCTTTTTAAAAATTGAGCCAATAACTGCTAACAGAATAGAATCACTCCCAGGACTCTAATACCATGTTTTGTTTCCTATTTGGAAACTTTTAAACTATGATTTGAACAGAAGTTTGTCTACACCATTGTTTGAGATAAAACAGAGATTCCAACATACTGTAAACTTATTTTCAAGAATGTTACAAAAAGAGGAAACATATTGTTTATGTAGATAATGACCCTTATTAGTTGATCTATTTTCCCAGATGCTGGTGCTTGGAAATATGTTGAGCAAAATAGACATGCATATTTTGACAAAATGCAGGTATTCCCAGATGCTGGTGCTTGGAATTTGTGCACTTATATATCAGTTGTCCTTTGATAGTTTGTTCATTTTTCCAAGCTCCTAGTTTCACTTGCCAAGTTCCTTTTTTGTTGCTAAACTCAAGGCATTATAACCATAAGGAtgttatttttgtttgaattgTTCAAAATTTCATAGATTATTTTGTATCCTTTGGCAGGTCTGGGATTATACTGGGCTGGGGTATGCTAGATACAATGCGAGAGATGTAAATAAAGACTTTCTTGGGTAAAAGTGTGAACATATGTGACATTGAAGAGAGCCTCTTTTTGAGAACAGCTATCATATTATTAATACCTTAAACTTGATCATTCAGGTGTGTAGCAGAGAATAAAGTTCTCCATAGTGCCTTATTGTCATGCATACAGGTAGAATAtcagaatattttattttatttcattttgtgaTCTATAGTATATTTTTTGCATTTTAACTGCATGAACTGTGTTTTCTGTTGGAAATTCTTTACATTGTTCACAGTTGGAAGCTATTAGGAGGATTTTTAATCCTCCTCTTCTTTAATCTTCTTTCTCGTTAGATGTTATAAATTATCCAAATTGCCATCAACACTGGTATAAAAATGAAGAGAGGTTTTGTATGATATCTTTGGATGCTCAGAAATTTCTTGTAAGTCTAAGTCATCAATTTACGTGTAGGTTCAGATCCATCACAACTAAATCACTAAATCTAGCTAGCTATGTTTTTTCTGCTTCCAAGGTTCTTCTGTCAAGATTATTCCTTATGTCAGTAGAAAACTTTGTTATTCTAAGGCATGATACTTAATTGTATTGCAAACTACTAATTTTTGGCAGGATTCTGATTTCAAGAGAACAATATATCCATTGAGGTTAAATTCAATGACTTTGAACCGAAGCAGCATGTCTGTAGTGAGGGAGAATATGAGCAGCAGAGAATCATCATCTGCTCAAGGTCAATGTGCAAGGCTGCAACTTAGTGATGGCAATAGCATATATGCAAAGTTGGTGGTAATTAAACTTTTGATTATGAATTTGTTATAATTGCATTGTGATAAATAGTTGGCAAAACAATGGTAATTTACATTCTGGTAACCAGTTAGAAGCTATCTGATTATTGCAATTTTATATGCAACAATTGATATCTGATTAAACATGATTGTCTTGAAGGTTGGGGCCGACGGAGGAAAATCACGTGTTAGAGAATTGGCAGGATTCAAAACAACTGGATGGAACTATTCTCAGAATGCAATCATCTGCACAGTAGAGCATCCTTCTGAAAATCGATGTGCATGGCAGCGGTTTCTACCTACAGGACCAATTGCACTTTTACCCATCGGTGATAAGTTCAGCAATATTGTTTGGACCATGAGCCCAACAGAATCAAACCAGCGCAAATCAATTACTGAGGAAGAATTTTTGAAGGATGTGAATTCCGCTTTAGATTATGGATATGGTCCTCATCCTACTTCAAGCTTATCTGGAACCCGAGATGTGTTCTCTTGGTTTCAAATGGATACAACAGTATCAGCCAATGAATCCTTTGAAGTTCCACCAAAAATAACCAAGTTAGCCTCTGATAGGATGGTGTTTCCTTTGTCTTTACGCCATGCCAACTCCTATGCTTCGAAACGTGTTGTTCTTATTGGAGATGCAGCCCACACTGTCCATCCTCTTGCTGGTCAAGGAGTCAATTTGGGTTTCGGAGATGCATATTCTCTTTCAAGAATTATTGCAGAGGGCATTGCTTTAGGCACTGACATCGGAGAGGTATTTATTGTTTACAATGAGCTTATCGATACATATATGTGAAGTTAGATACTTACATATTCTATTTGTCACTCTTTGTGAACTCAGCATCCCTTGTAATATGTATGTTCTGATTTAATTTGAAAGAGTTTGAAGGTTGGAGGATGAGGTATCTTCCTAAAGTAGTGTCATTGGAGAGATCAAGGATCAAGGGTGCGCTtgctttgcattttcattttctgattttattttcaatatttttttttttatttttctggatTTTGTGAAGTTAAAAGAGAAAAGAGTGAAAACAACAAATCCTATTTTCTGTTTTCACTTGCTGTTTCcttcacaaaattataaaaacagaaaacactggaaatcaaaacagaaaatgaaaacgtAAACCAAACGCGCCTTGCTATATAAATTTTGAAGTTGGGATTGCTTTCTGGCGCCTTTACACCCTTGTGTGGGACTTTGCCAGGGATATGGAATGGAATGGCATGTAACTAGTatgattctttcttctttctgcaTGCTTGCTGTGCAGGTGAATTTGCTAAAGAAGTATGAAGCGGAGAGGAAACCAGCAAATATTTCCATGATGGCGATCCTTGAAAGCTTCCAGAAAGCTTACTCAGTTGATTTCGGACCTTTTAATATACTTCGAGCTGCCGCCTTCCATGGCGCAAACTATATACCACCGCTGAAAAGAAGTATAATTTCTTATGCTTCCGGAGAGCAAAACTTCCCCGTCTTCTTGTAATGTCGCTTCGGCCAAGTTATTTGCTGGCTTCAACTGGCAGATGAAAATCTTGCTTGTTTGTTTTACTGATACTGGCATCAAAATAAGTTTTACATGAAGGTTTAAACACtagctttttgctttttttttttcttttgtttccctTAAATGGGGGATTGTGTATGAAACATGAGTCATGGCCTGTTAAATTGTTGTGTGTTGATCCTTCACTGAAACTGTGGCCGTTGTGTGTAAATAGCACCAGAAGTTGTTTGCATGATGGAAATTTTGATGTAATAAGTAGATAGAGAATGACTTTGATGTTTGATGATAAATTCAAAGCATTCTGAAAATATTTGACCCATAATTATGAACTTcactatgattttttttaatgggGATGAGGTATGTTAAAAAcgattttgattaattgaattatttTGTACTAATATTGAAAACCTAATCTCTTGCTGATGTATTAATTTCAAGTCTTTTTTTTGTGTTGATGAAAGTGTTTTTAATTCTATTGAATTTAGATCCTTTAATTTAAAGTGAGAAAAATGGTAAAGTAGTAacgtaaaaaattaattacttttgattttgtaatttttatgaaATGTGtctatcttattattattatatagtaaacattttgtgaatgtaaaatgatatatattttattaacttaaaattacttatattttctaataataaaatcgtaaaattttatttctttagaagaaaggaagaaactgATAATCCAAATAGCAATAGGATGGGATTAGATTGcacttaaaaataaaatcaaaccgGTCCAATTCAAACCACAACAATGTATATACTTCTAATTGGATTGATTTTTcctttaaaagttaaaactaattCAAACCATACCACAAGCACTCCTATGTAAATCTGCACAAGAATGAAGAATCACACCTAATATATCTGTGTTAATATTCATCATTCTAAAAGACATGATGCCAATAAAATTATGAAATGCTACCAGCAATGGGCATTTCCCCTTGAAGCCTCTTGTTTCTGTCCCCAACCTTCATTCCTATCGTCTCCTAAAGTTTGAGACAAATGTAAATAAGCAAACACCCAGCCTTCCATTCTAGAAGTCAATGGCTTGAGACTAGTGACTACAAACTATTTGTAAAATCTAAGTGTTTCGAAAACACTCGTCAGCAGAACTCAGAGAAATAACACTAGTAATTCAACTAGCTAAGGAAACAATATACACAGCATGGTCTTTTGTAAATTAGAATATTCATTTAAGGTGGCTACATCTGAAGTTCTGACCAATATATATATTGATAGGGAATGAACTCAAACAAAAATTACTCCATTTTCTTTAATGGTATCGATAACAATACCCAGTTTACCTTCAATCCTTTCATTGTTTCTTGGTTCATAAGCCAATGCATACACATCAGCCTCCTTTGATCGCTCGGCAATAAGCCTTCCAACGACTCTACAAGCATTGTGATCTGTCAGGGAGGGGAGAGAGTTTCGAAGATCCTTGGCGTTTGTGGTAGCGACAGAGATCACTTTGCTTGTCCCTCGGTGCATCACCTTAGCGTGAATGaatctttttgaaaagaaaacgttTAGTAAGAACGGTCTCATGTACATATCTGTCCTCTGCTTCCATGATTTCCTGTTAGGTTTCTTTGCAGCTTCACTTCGAGATCTTCGGGTCCAAGCAGCTTGGATGAAAGAGCACCCCTACAAAATGCAGATGTTGATACAAAGAGTAGACTGAGcatggagagagagaaagaattgAAATTACAAACACCCTGATTTGGCCCCTGACAATTCGATGTTAAACAATCTCGtcactatatttttattatacttGAAATTCCTAAGCATACAAATCTTCGACAAAAGCTGTACATACACAAGGAGGACTAACATTTTCACCTTTTTttgaagtttaattttgatgcactacggataatgtaaaatattttacacgtCTATTATATCCATTCTTTTGGATAACcattcatatagatagttacCTTTTCTGACATGGCTTTACaataatgcatcaaaattaaattctttttccaATGGTAAGGGAGAAACTTGTTTGGAAAGGCAATAATGAAAGGTGAATTTGTAATGTTCATACCCCTAGGGCTTTCGTACCGCAAATTGCATGACTAGGACAATTGTCCAGCTGAAAACTGTTAGCAACTAAATTGGGGTTTCTCTTTAAAAAATTGAGAAGTGGAACAGTATCATATACGGTTTTCATCTCAAAATGCTCGATTTTTTTACAATTTAGAACCCCAATCAGAACTCAGAAGTTCAAAAGATCACAGTAAAGAACAGGTTATGTGAGCCTTAGGCTTCAAGTTCATGAGAGGGTGAACCCTAAACTTAGAGGAACCAAACTGATTTTAATATGAACCTACTCTATGCTACTATTAAGACTGAAAGGTAATTCTTATTTGATAATTAACATAGAAAAGAATGATTTCGTAAGTGCAAGACTAATCAAGTAGAAAGAAAGAAGCTAACCTCGGAGAGATGAGTGTGAAGATGGAGACTTGGCGggatggaggagaaggacaacGAACGAGGAGGAGAATCACCAACCGCTGACCACCAGCGGCCAGTGGGAGTGGTAGAAGAGAGGCGGAGGAGCGGCGGACAGCTGTAGGGCCTGGGCAGCTGTGACGGCGGCAATGCAAGTTGAAGCGTCATCCGTGTTGATTGGAATGCTCAACGAGAAATATGAAGATGAAGTTGGGAGCACTTATGAGCTTCTAATGACTCCGATGAGGTGAGTGTGATATGACAGTGGATTTGAGAATTGAGTGTTTGACACAGCAACTGGACGGAGACGCAATGCACAGAGTGCAAACTGCAGAGGACATTTTACCACATTatctttaattgtttttttttttttcaaattttatatataacaattataaAGATTATGGGAACTTAAATTAACTATTTGaatcttataaaaaataatttatattaaaagattaaatattaTTGAAACTATTAAcattatttgtttttaaaatgaaataatttctaattttatttttagaaaaatatttctttgaaaaatgagaataaaaaataaatagatccttaattttttttgtaaagatAAATTCAtcttttacattaaaaaaaaatacaaaatcatcTCTCACATCTTTAAAGGCATGATAAAGAGGTCCCTTTATCCAATTGCTAGTTTAAAACGTAATAAAATGAGGGGAGCTGTTACTGTgctaaaagaaagatttttcaaTAGGTGTGGATCTTGCATGTCTCAACGTAGTGGGAACACGTGTCCCGTTAAAACATTCATTGCTTCTGCAGGTGTTGCAGTCGAAGGCAGCTGGTGCAGCAGAGGGTCCCACAATTCAGTAGGGGTGCGGGAATCGAGGTTTCTAATCAAATAGATTAGAAGTAACAGTAAGCTAATTAATTGGAGATTAAATATAATGTAATGTAattggtttttttgttttttatgctcGGGCCTCAGTTAGGTGAaaaaattgaatgggtctaggggAAATATTAtacccaaaacaaaaaaaagaagaggaccCAACCCGTCAGCTTCTCCCACACCCTCCGTCACTTGTGAAGTCACCCCGACCCCCCTGTATGAAGCAAATCAAATTAGTATCAAATTGAAACCCTAGCCGAAGCTTTCGTCGAGTTCGAAGTTCGCTGGTGTTATGTATATGTAGCTTCCCTGGAGATCGAAGTCTTCAACCCGTCTTCGCCGTCACTGATCACAGCTGCTACTTGGAGCTCGGCCTCCGTCGTCGTTGTCTTCTCAGGCGCGCTGTAGCCACCGTCTGTTTGCCGTTCACGTTCGCGTCTTCATTCAGAGGTCGGCGTCGTGTCCATCTTCGCCGGTGACATTCAGTCGCTGTTTGTCGTTCGAGTTCGCATTCCCGATCGTCCGGTTGCCACGCCTCTCTATCGCCTGGCAACGCTGGGACCTAACCGAGAGCTACACCTGGCCGTCAAACTGCTGTCTTTTGTCGCCTGAGTGAGTTCCCCAACGCCCGCCACCAGACAATACACCTAGACAAGGCGAATACTCTGCTTCAAACTCTACAACTTCTGAGTTCTATTACAATAAGTAAGTTTTTGAATCAGTAGTATGTTGGATATTTTCAATAGACTGAATTGAAGTATACTGAAGATATGTTCTCTTCTGTATGACGCTGATGTTAAGCTGTGAAAtctcttattttgttttaattttactaCACTCGACATGCATGATGAAGTGGTTTAACCATGTCACTGGATGACTTTATAATTGCTAGCTTTTGGAaacttagtaagttgattgcatgtgaaattagaataattggattttaggaattaggaaattttagctgCACAAATAGCATGTTTGCAGAAAAGTTAATACGTTAGCATCATGATTCCACTGGCATTAGTATCTTCTGGTTAATTACGACTATTTTCGGGAACTTGTGGATTTGCTAGTTGTTCTTTTGTCGTTGTTAGTcggttcattttaattttttttgcttaTGTTGTGATTTTCTGTGCGTGAAGTTGTTAAGTTGAAACTTTGCTAAATTGttgggatgatgatgatgtaatTTGCTAAGTTGTTAGGGCGGTGCGAAGTAATTCGTTGAATTATCTATTTAGGTCCTGTTCTTGATTACTTGCTAGATTGTTTTTTTGTATTTACTGTTGTCTGGGAGATTATTGCTGGATATTGGTGATCATTGGTTTCTTGTATGCCGAATGGTTTCTTCCTCTAACAGAAAAAAAATCTCAACAAGAGTGTTTTGTTGAGTGTTTATTTTGTTTCGGAAGTCAATTTTTTTGTGATCAGCGTTCATACTGTGAATGCTGTTCTGCTATTTTTGTTGGGGTTATTTTCTTTCGGAAATCAGTTTCTTTGTGATCAGTGGTGAAACTCTGGATGTTGGTATgctgttttttgttttgtttcaggAGTCAAAGTTGTTGTCACGAATGCTCAAATTTTAAACCTTGTCGAAACTTTTTTTGATGTTTTGGAAATAAATTTTGTCATCAATGCTTATAGTGAAAGTTATGTTGTTTTGTTCTAAGGCTGTGTTTGGAAGAGGTGATTGATTGCTTAGTGATGTTTTGTTTTTGTCGTAAGGCTGTGTGTTAGGTTCAATTTTCATTGTGTGGGAAATTCCTTGaggtatataataattaattaggtaAAGTATTTCAATGGAGGTGACTCTGAGTGAGGAGGATGCTGATTGTGGAGGGAGTGAAGGTGATGCGTACGAGGATGAAATTTCTGAGTTGGAAGACCTCGCGCGGACTGAGTGTGGATGACATCCTGAAGAAGGTGGGACAACATTGATAATGCATATGAGTTCTATCGGGGGTTTGGAAACCTGCATGGATTCGGGGTATGAAAGGGTGACTCTGAAAAAGATTGTGAGGGGAATCTGGTAAGGTATAggtttttttttgtaacaatgaAGGCTTGAGGGAACATAAACACTACGACAGGATTGACAGAACGAGGGTACACAAACCGGAGACAAGAACTAACTGCAAGGCAATGTTATCGGTTTATTTAGACAAAAACGATAAGTATTGGAAGGTTAGGAAGTTAGTTACAGAACACAATCATGAGCTGACACCGGCAGGAATGGTGCACTTGATTGACAATCATCGTGGGTTAACGAAAGTTGCAAAGAGTCAGATAGTTGGGATGCAAGCACATGGTATTGCAACGTCTAAGATTGTAGGGTACATGACTGGTATGGCCGGTGGCTATTCGTTGTTGGGGTTCCTGAAGAAGGATGTCTATAACTATGCTGACAAATAGCGGCGTATTAAAATAGCTGATGGCGATGCAAATTCTGCATTAGTGTATCTAGAGGGAAAAGCCGAATCAGACCCCATGGCAATCGCAAAATATAATGTGACTAGTGACAACAGGCTCATGAATCTGATTTGGGCGGACGGATCTAGCAGAGTTGATTACCAATACTTTGGAGATGTATTGGCATTCGATTCAAcctacaagaaaaataaatacaagagACCGGTTGTGATTTTTTCTGGATCAAACAATCATAAGCAGACCACTATATTCGGGTTCGGGTTGTTGCTTGATGAAAGTCTGGCATCCTATCGGTGGATGCTGGAGAATTTGATGGAGACCATGTGTGGTAAGAATCCATCCGTAGTGGTGACTGACGGGGACAAAGCTATGATAAAATCAGTTTCTGAAGTCCTCCCCGAGTCGATGCATCGTTTGTGTGCATGGCATGTGGAGAAGAATGGCACATCAAATGTGAAGGATGTTGATTTACGTGGGTTGTTCAGGAGATGGTTGTACGCGAATATGGCGACAGAGGACTTTGAATCGGAATGGGAGCAGGCCGCCGATGAGTATGGCCTTCGTGAGAAGCAGTGGTCATGCCAGATATATGATAAAAAGGAGATGTAGACAAGTGCTTATCTGCGTGACAAGTTCTGCGCGGGCTACCAGACTACATCCTACTGTGAAGGAATTAACGCATATGTGAACAAGTTTTCGAAGTCCACCCACACAATTTTGGAGCTGGTGCAGTGCTTAGAGATGGTTGCTCGTGAGTATCAGAATAAGGAGATGCTGCTCCAGTTTCAATCCATAAACTCGGTTCCGATTATGACAACATGCCTCAGAAGTATTGAACGATATGCCGCTTCAGTGTACACCAGAGAAGTGTTTGGTGATGTTAAGAAGGAGATCGATGGGGTTGGTGCGTTGATCCTGATTAGCAAAAGGAGGATCATGAATACAATGGTATACACCCTGGAGGAGTTCGAAGAACCTGATGTGCATATAATGTCGTCCTTCGGTCGGTCATCTTGGAAGTTAAGTTGCCAATGTAATTTCTGGAAGAAGCATGGTTATCCATGCAAGCACATGTTCTTCATCATGAAGGCAGAGCACCTAAAGGATATACCCGATAAGATCGTTCTGCGGAGGTGGAAAACTGATGCAAAGTCCCCTGAGCAGTACAGAGAAACTTGGGGAGATGTTAGCGAGCGTGGTGTCATCCTCCGACATGgggcatgatgagcggataatttataccatttttggcattgtttttacatagtttttagtatattttagttactttttattatatatttattagtttctatgcaaaaatcatatttctggactttactatgagtttgtgtgtttttctgtgatttcaggtattttctggctgaaattgagggacctaagcaaaaatctgatttagaggctgaaaaaggactgcatatgttgttggattcttaccctccttcactcgaagtggattttctggagctatagaagtccaattggtattctcttaattgagttggaaagtagacatcctgggcttttcaacaatatataatagtccatactttgcccgagatttgatgtcccaaactggcgtccaaagccagcctaaaatatcttggtgtaaaatgcccaaactggcactagaattggagttaaacgcgcaaactggcaccaaagctggcgtttaactccagaaacagcctatgcacatgaaagcttcaatgctcagcccaagaacacaccaagtgggccccgaaagtagatttctgcactatctgtacttagttattcattttctgtaaacccaagttactagtttaatataaatagtactttttactattgtattcagagcTTAGACAGTCTTAGGCTATCAtagaccattgttcacgtttggaggctggcctcacggccatgcctagacatcttttcacttatgtattttctacggtggagtttctacaccacatagattaaggtgtggagctctgctgttcttcatgaattaatgcaagtactattgtttttctttcaattcatgcctacttcttctccaagatatactcttgtacttaattccgttaagtcagaatgaaggggtgacccgtgacaatcacccaatctttgttactcgcttagccaagatccgcgtgcctgacaaccacaaaacgGTCTaaatgatgttcaacgtagtcattggacgacagctggagtatattctcttggatatctaatacacggaccaagtccgtgagattagtatcttcgtggtataggctagaatcattggcagcattcttgggatccggaaagtctaaaccttgtctgtggtattctgagtaggatccgggaagggatgactgtgacgagcttcaaacctgtgaatgttgggtgcagtgacagtgtgcaaaagaatcaatggattctattctgacgctatcgagaaccgacagatgattagccatgcggtagctgtacctggtatttttcacccgagacgagaaatccgacagttgattagccgtgcagaaaccgtagaggaccattttcactgagaggatcttacagcttgccatggaagggagcacgcatggttggaagaaggcaataggaaagcagaggttcagaagcaacaaagcatctctagacacttttctgaaattcccaccaatgaattacataagtaactttattttattttatgttttatttatcttttaattatcaaaacctcataaccatttgaatccgcctgactgagatttacaagatgaccatagcttgcttcaagccgacaatttccgtgggatcgacccttactcacgtaaggtgtattacttggacgacccagtgcacttgctggttagttgtgcggagttgtgaaaagtgtgaatcacgatttccgtgcaccaagtttttggcaccgttgccggggattgttcgagtttggacaactgacggttcatcttgttgcttagattgggt harbors:
- the LOC112743552 gene encoding uncharacterized protein, with translation MTLQLALPPSQLPRPYSCPPLLRLSSTTPTGRWWSAVGDSPPRSLSFSSIPPSLHLHTHLSEGCSFIQAAWTRRSRSEAAKKPNRKSWKQRTDMYMRPFLLNVFFSKRFIHAKVMHRGTSKVISVATTNAKDLRNSLPSLTDHNACRVVGRLIAERSKEADVYALAYEPRNNERIEGKLGIVIDTIKENGVIFV
- the LOC112743551 gene encoding uncharacterized protein, which produces MNRLVKKSVSNFFALKIPSKSLCTGVVKVPGSNVAEILNENEKKENTTSNSIQQYDIAIVGGGMVGMALASFLASMPMTKQLSVAIIDSSPALSGSLSIKKEDPPDPRVSTVTPATISFMKDAGAWKYVEQNRHAYFDKMQVWDYTGLGYARYNARDVNKDFLGCVAENKVLHSALLSCIQDSDFKRTIYPLRLNSMTLNRSSMSVVRENMSSRESSSAQGQCARLQLSDGNSIYAKLVVGADGGKSRVRELAGFKTTGWNYSQNAIICTVEHPSENRCAWQRFLPTGPIALLPIGDKFSNIVWTMSPTESNQRKSITEEEFLKDVNSALDYGYGPHPTSSLSGTRDVFSWFQMDTTVSANESFEVPPKITKLASDRMVFPLSLRHANSYASKRVVLIGDAAHTVHPLAGQGVNLGFGDAYSLSRIIAEGIALGTDIGEVNLLKKYEAERKPANISMMAILESFQKAYSVDFGPFNILRAAAFHGANYIPPLKRSIISYASGEQNFPVFL